One genomic segment of Blastopirellula marina includes these proteins:
- the tssK gene encoding type VI secretion system baseplate subunit TssK, producing MKNPPIHWSEGMFLRPHHFQAQDRHWYEFFENSIRDLIPYAYGIRYIEISEQAIANYQIEVSQCEARMRDGSIISIGGNDQMDRVDLRQGIKGLQDLKEVFLENETIRVYLAVPRIKLGHENTARDAHTPNTRYYEFSREDEEENRGGNPQEVSFRELNIRIMLSTDDLSGFELLPICQIVRNESDGTPRIDPNYHPPCLAVDAWTPLGTGIVRRVFDLIGERIERFRNDILNQNITWDPREIGDLEKMMRLRTLNEAYGELRILAFSDGIHPLKVYTALCRIVGQLAIFDDKERRIENIPKYDHENLAEIFQWAYKEIRRLSEGRIDATYEHRFFLGSGQSMHVQLDPKWFDPSWEWYIGFEGVSISKEDTYQLVTQGFHWVFGSGEQVETLFRNNMPGVRLRPVAQPPRVLPQGGNWVYFQVQRQGPPWDDVQRTQTMGWRFQEEYIHDVKELQGKKRLVLNIRNQLIALHVAVFALRHGEQKRV from the coding sequence ATGAAGAACCCACCCATCCATTGGTCGGAAGGGATGTTTCTTCGCCCCCATCATTTTCAAGCGCAGGATCGGCATTGGTACGAGTTCTTCGAGAACTCGATCCGTGATCTGATCCCCTACGCTTATGGGATTCGCTACATCGAAATCAGCGAGCAGGCCATCGCGAACTATCAAATCGAGGTTTCGCAGTGCGAGGCCCGCATGCGTGATGGGTCGATCATTTCAATCGGCGGTAACGACCAGATGGACCGGGTCGACCTGCGTCAGGGCATCAAGGGCTTGCAGGACCTGAAAGAGGTTTTCCTCGAAAACGAAACGATTCGCGTTTATCTGGCTGTCCCGCGTATCAAGCTCGGTCACGAGAACACGGCTCGCGATGCCCATACGCCTAACACACGGTACTACGAGTTTTCGCGTGAAGATGAAGAAGAGAATCGCGGTGGCAATCCTCAAGAGGTTTCGTTTCGCGAACTGAATATTCGCATCATGCTGTCGACCGACGATCTGTCGGGCTTCGAACTGCTGCCGATCTGCCAGATCGTTCGCAACGAGTCGGACGGCACACCGCGAATCGATCCGAATTACCATCCGCCGTGTCTGGCCGTAGATGCCTGGACTCCGCTGGGGACGGGGATTGTGCGGCGGGTATTCGACTTGATTGGCGAACGCATCGAGCGATTCCGTAATGATATTCTTAACCAGAACATTACCTGGGACCCGCGCGAGATTGGTGACCTCGAAAAGATGATGCGTCTGCGAACGTTGAACGAAGCGTACGGAGAGCTTCGCATTCTGGCGTTCAGCGATGGTATTCACCCGCTGAAGGTCTACACCGCGCTGTGCCGCATCGTTGGCCAACTGGCGATCTTCGACGACAAAGAACGCCGCATCGAGAACATACCGAAGTACGACCACGAGAACCTGGCCGAGATTTTCCAGTGGGCCTACAAAGAGATCCGCCGGCTCAGCGAAGGGCGAATCGATGCGACCTACGAGCATCGCTTCTTCCTGGGGAGCGGCCAGTCGATGCACGTGCAGTTGGATCCGAAATGGTTCGATCCCAGCTGGGAATGGTACATCGGGTTTGAAGGGGTCAGCATTTCCAAGGAAGACACCTATCAATTGGTCACCCAAGGTTTCCACTGGGTGTTTGGTAGCGGCGAGCAAGTCGAAACCTTGTTCCGCAACAACATGCCCGGCGTGCGATTGCGGCCGGTGGCTCAGCCGCCGCGTGTGCTGCCGCAGGGTGGCAATTGGGTTTACTTCCAGGTTCAGCGCCAAGGCCCGCCTTGGGATGATGTCCAACGAACCCAGACCATGGGCTGGCGTTTCCAGGAAGAATACATTCACGACGTCAAAGAACTGCAAGGCAAGAAACGGCTGGTGTTGAACATTCGCAACCAGCTGATCGCGCTGCATGTCGCCGTGTTCGCGCTGCGGCATGGTGAGCAGAAACGAGTTTAA
- a CDS encoding DotU family type IV/VI secretion system protein: MTPKFAKAVDPIFLCVLDLLDRIERDGNSLDPSQERIRVKKRIDTAENLLGQTAEWELAKYALVGWIDQMLITAPWNGANWWQNNDLEFECFHSGKAFEHFFVAAKEAQSLPNKDALEVYYVCVVLGFRGLYGHPHSLQYTQHYGLPADLDTWAKQTASALQLAIGRSPIMDRPEPGEGAPPLTGYNKLINMSLFAVIMVAICVGYFLMFGMK; this comes from the coding sequence ATGACTCCAAAGTTTGCTAAAGCGGTTGATCCCATTTTTCTGTGCGTGCTGGATCTGTTGGATCGCATCGAGCGGGATGGCAACTCGTTGGATCCAAGCCAGGAGCGGATTCGCGTGAAGAAGCGGATCGATACGGCTGAGAACCTACTGGGGCAGACGGCCGAATGGGAACTCGCCAAGTACGCGCTGGTTGGCTGGATCGATCAGATGCTGATCACCGCGCCCTGGAACGGTGCCAACTGGTGGCAGAATAACGACCTTGAATTTGAGTGCTTCCACAGTGGTAAGGCGTTCGAGCACTTCTTTGTGGCGGCCAAAGAAGCTCAGAGTTTGCCCAACAAAGACGCGCTCGAAGTTTATTACGTGTGCGTTGTGCTTGGTTTCCGCGGCCTGTATGGGCACCCGCACTCGCTGCAGTACACTCAGCACTACGGCCTGCCGGCCGACTTAGATACCTGGGCGAAGCAAACGGCTTCGGCCCTGCAGTTGGCGATCGGCCGTAGCCCCATTATGGACCGCCCTGAACCTGGTGAAGGGGCACCCCCACTGACCGGCTACAACAAGCTGATCAACATGTCGCTGTTCGCTGTCATTATGGTTGCGATCTGCGTCGGCTATTTTTTGATGTTCGGAATGAAGTAA
- a CDS encoding type VI secretion protein IcmF/TssM N-terminal domain-containing protein yields MMAFVYQIVYYMTLPFTAFNTLATNIPGIRNLGKITLPTRIALLVFVFLFFVLVSFCVTFQFSDTSAQWTDYLLDWKTGLTVLALMIIIPIVSYYVVKIWMEEDSSEYPDIDKAWKQGITELDKHGIPLGSTPLFLVLGNPDDRRARNLMRASGFGFNVSDPAQGPAALHWYANPDAVFIFLTGTSCLSTLTDGYKNHATKHSQLATPSPQQIPGGQTIVAGAGQQSLINEQLDHTLGADEDEDEQRFMEAPRSMQAGVGATMDFGQGMAGGQTMNFGADDAAQAASMSKAGMRQSKSDLTDQMERLKYVCKLINKARRPVCPINGLLVTIPFDMIEDSSEPIQLAVQSDLDVIRSTTRLRCAVTALITEMESAQGFLELIKRVGEKRAKEQRFGKGFNVWNPPIAEQLEAVSQHATGAFEDWTYLLFREKDGLRRPGNPKLFELLCKIRGKFSECMTNIIANSFGFEPDKNPRAAGNSLLFAGCYFAATGDTGDRQAFVRSVLYKVMEQDAELDWNKEALEENTGAEFTANIAALIGGVCLLILIGFGLNSAFGEYMPWHQDQ; encoded by the coding sequence ATGATGGCATTCGTTTACCAAATCGTTTACTACATGACGTTGCCGTTCACCGCGTTTAATACGCTGGCAACGAATATCCCCGGTATACGTAATCTTGGGAAAATTACCCTTCCCACGCGAATCGCCTTGTTGGTGTTCGTTTTCCTTTTCTTTGTGTTGGTTTCGTTTTGCGTCACGTTCCAGTTTTCTGACACGTCTGCCCAGTGGACCGATTACCTGTTGGATTGGAAAACAGGGCTCACAGTACTGGCGCTGATGATCATCATCCCGATCGTCTCGTATTATGTTGTGAAGATCTGGATGGAAGAGGATTCGTCCGAGTATCCCGATATCGATAAGGCCTGGAAGCAAGGCATCACCGAACTCGACAAGCATGGGATTCCGTTAGGGAGCACGCCGTTGTTCCTGGTGCTGGGGAACCCGGATGATCGCCGCGCGAGAAACCTGATGCGGGCCTCTGGCTTCGGATTCAATGTTTCCGATCCTGCCCAGGGGCCGGCTGCTTTGCACTGGTATGCCAACCCTGACGCGGTCTTTATCTTCCTGACCGGTACGTCCTGTCTGTCGACGCTGACCGATGGGTACAAGAACCACGCGACGAAGCACTCGCAGTTGGCTACACCTTCTCCTCAGCAGATTCCCGGGGGGCAGACGATCGTCGCCGGAGCTGGTCAGCAGAGCCTGATCAACGAGCAACTCGACCATACCTTGGGGGCTGATGAAGACGAAGACGAACAGCGATTCATGGAAGCGCCTCGCAGCATGCAGGCCGGTGTCGGAGCGACGATGGATTTTGGCCAAGGGATGGCCGGTGGGCAAACGATGAACTTTGGTGCCGACGATGCTGCCCAGGCCGCTTCGATGTCGAAGGCCGGCATGCGGCAATCCAAGTCGGATTTGACCGATCAGATGGAACGCTTGAAGTACGTCTGCAAGCTGATCAACAAGGCCCGCCGTCCTGTCTGCCCGATCAATGGTCTGCTGGTTACGATACCATTTGACATGATCGAAGATTCGAGTGAGCCCATCCAGTTGGCCGTCCAGAGCGATCTGGATGTGATCCGTTCGACCACGCGCCTGCGCTGCGCCGTGACCGCGCTGATTACCGAGATGGAAAGCGCTCAAGGCTTCCTTGAACTCATTAAACGCGTGGGTGAGAAGCGGGCCAAAGAGCAGCGTTTCGGTAAGGGCTTTAACGTCTGGAATCCACCGATCGCCGAGCAACTGGAGGCCGTATCGCAGCACGCCACTGGGGCGTTCGAGGATTGGACTTACTTGTTGTTCCGTGAAAAGGATGGTTTGCGTCGCCCTGGCAATCCGAAGCTGTTTGAACTGCTGTGCAAGATCCGCGGTAAGTTCAGCGAGTGCATGACGAACATTATCGCCAACTCGTTTGGTTTCGAGCCTGATAAGAATCCCCGTGCCGCTGGCAATTCGCTGCTGTTTGCCGGCTGCTACTTCGCGGCGACTGGCGATACGGGAGACCGTCAGGCATTTGTACGCAGCGTGCTGTACAAGGTGATGGAGCAAGACGCCGAACTCGACTGGAACAAGGA